The nucleotide sequence tgatgtagatgttgtgatgttgatgttgtgatgttgatgttgtgaCGTAGATGTTGGCTGGTGGTCTGCAAAATAATATTTAGAGAGGGGGCCTACATTAGGCCTACAAAGTGTGAATTACATTTCCCCCCAAGCACCCATACCAAGATTGACTTGAAAAGTCTGACAATATGAGGAGCCTATAAATTAAATGTGGACATTATTCGTTGACAAATAAAATGATTAGAATTGAGATTCAGACATTGAAAGTAAGATTAACATGAGCAACATAATAcataaaacaatgaaataacattaGTTGGGCGGAATTCAGCAGTCACAttactgtaatatatatatatttattctgCAACCTCAATAGCAAAAAATGTGTGGAAATCAATAGgaaataaattaaatcaaatacTCCTTTACTATCGTTCCATGTAGGGGAGAGTGAGGTAAGTTgagctattttattttttaaattcagcATTACTTTgccaagggaaatatagtattctttctaacaaatatatctatatatatttcaggatgttgtgtatccttGGAAATCATCAGAAttaatgtaaacattacagtGGTCTGTTGGCACATCTTACCCCGGGTATAGAGTATTACTTAGTCGTTTTTAATAACCCTCTTAACATAGGCCAGGCCTTGTTGTTCCCTCATATCCCAGCtataatgccttgcattatgcTTGGGATGAAAACATTTCAATTGGCTCAACctttggctcaatttaccccaaggccattggctcaactttcCTTAAGGctaacattttgactatattagcccacacagctacaaggatgaactttcatgctaggtttaggacctcatatatAGAGACCCCAAcggatgtatagaacaatcttaaaatgatctaTTTGGTTTAGAAACAAGCATCACGAAACCTCTACCACAATAAATTATTTTGActtttttggacctaacttgcttacaACTTTTtctatgtggtttcttccttaATCTATGAAATGATAACCTTTTCCTacatatttggtcaaattattaattttgggtatggtttcctagaatcAAGGTTAGCTTAATTTACCGTCTTGGCTCAGTTTACCCCTTTGTCTCAATTTACCCCACTCTTCCCCATCATTAAGTCTATGAATAATTGTGAGTAATTGCTGATTATTTCCTATAGCTTAATAAATATTTGTTTGACTGAGATGGTTTATTATTACCAAAATTGGTATTAAATCCTCATTACAAATATTTCCACTGGTCAATTCTAAATCGTAATCTATCAATAAAGACCAGAGGTTGAGCCCATAGCTCGGTATGTCAAACTCACGCCCACATCAAGTATTATAAAACGTGTTCTCAAAGCACACACGTTCATTCACAACCTCAGAAGTTGGATACCTCAAACGGAAGAGAAAAACAGAGTTGCGCTGTCGATAAAAGACATTGGAATGAACAGAATCATATCCGCGCTTCTATTTCTGCCTCTGGGCATAATATTTGTCTGCGAAGGAGGTAAGAACATGATGAGATATAAGTTATTAAACTTTGATGTAGTTTAAATGTGTTCGTTTGAACATACCATCTGTGCAACGTGTTAACAAAATGTGTATGAACAGTTTATTGACCTTTCTAACCATTTTTCAATCAGCTATCGAAGCATTATGAGTTTCTTTTTATGCTATATCAAAAAACATATTTTGGATTTGATAGCCTAGGCTATATTTGGATATATAGGCATATCTATGTGAATGATTTGATACAGTATGTAGGTCTATATGTACATAGAAATGATCAGATAATGACATGTTTTTGTGATCATAATTTATTACACTCAGTCTAACCTAACCAAAAATGTGTCTATGCAGGCAACCCTTGCTGTTCGCAGCCATGCCTGAACCGCGGCGTGTGTACTGCCATGGGCTCAGAAGACTATGAGTGCGACTGCACACGCACCGGATTCTACGGCCACAACTGCACACAACGTAACGTACATTCAATATATATCGATAGCTGTATAAAAATCAACATAAAAACAACTCAATCTTTTCTCTCTGGACACTTAATTAATATGCTTTTATTTGGATTTGACAGCTGAATTTCTCACGTGGATTAAAGTGTCTCTGAAGCCTAGCCCAAACACAGTGCATTACCTCCTCACCAACTACAAGGGGTTCTGGAACATCATCAATAGCATTTCATTCCTCAGGGATGCTATCATGAGATATGTTCTGACATGTGAGTTGAGTTCAATAATGTCATAGTCTTCATTAGCTTTTCTCTCTTGCCATTTGACAATGTCAAAACTATTGATGTGAAGTTTTGCATTGTCAAAACTATTTGATAATTAGGGTTACAATAACATATAAAGTCATCCCTGTTTATTTTGAGTTCATGTTAATCAATTTtgttctcgccctctctctcaagCCCGCTCTCATCTGATCGACAGTCCACCGACCTTCAATGCGGACTATAATTATAAAAGCTGGGAAGCCTACTCCAACCTGTCCTATTACACACGAACCCTCCCTCCTCTGCCCAAGGATTGCCCAACCCCAATGGGAGTCGtaggtaatctctctctctctctaaacctgttctctcagatttaaaaaaaacaacctGGCTAACCTCCATTACGTCATGCACATGCCTGACAGTCCTTGTAGCTTAGAGTTGGCTGTTTCGCTGAGGTTTTCTATGAGGCAAAATCACAGCACAAATTCATACTCACTGAGCCACACCGTCATTCTTCTGGCATTCCCATGCAGTGATCGTAGCACACTAATTGTAATGAGAAAGGACGTTTCACTGATTTCAACACAGAGATTTTGCAATGGCGGATATCGGGCAACACCTTTTGATACTGTTACCTCACAGAGGTTTGCTTTTGGGTTGGTGGACATAGGATCAGGTTAGGTTGTGTCCATGCAAAATGTTCATTTGAAAGATATATAAAGAAAAACAATCACACTATAACTTAGCCATTGATTAGTAATTCATTCCAGGTATAAGCTCAAATTGAAAGTGAGCGTCTCTAAATTGACAGAAATATTGTATTTCCCCCATGCAGGTAAGATAGAGCTACCTGATGCTAAGATGCTGGCTGAGAAGCTCCTGATCAGGAGGAAATTTATCCCCGACCCCCAGGGTTCCAGCCTGATGTTTGCTTTTTTCGCCCAACACTTCACCCATCAGTTCTTCAAATCTGACCAGAAGATGGGGCCGGCATTTACTAAAGCCAAGGGCCATGGGGTGGGTAGAGTATATACATGTATGCATAAatacacagcacagcacacaaCAGACATGCACTGAACAATACAACATGGTTTCACCCAGAGAGATGGAGTTAACTGAAAGAAGACGTATGTATATAGGCCTATGTGACTGATTTCGATGCTTGTTTTCCAGGTGGACCTTGGTCACATCTACGGGGAAAACCTTGAGAGGCAACACAAACTGCGGCTCTTCAAGGATGGCAAGCTGAAGTTTCAGGTACTGAATAGATCTTGTCAACCATCAACCACCTTGAACATCACTGAATTTATACTGTTTGTCACAGCTCCAGCTGACGGTCTCTTCTCTCACCTTTGCTCTCTCTAGGTGCTGGATGGAGAGGTGTACCCACCTACAGTGAAAGAGGTTGGGGCTGATATGCACTATCCTCCCCATGTCCCTGAGTCTCACCGCTTCGCTGTGGGCCATGAGGCGTTCGGCCTGGTGCCTGGTCTCATGATGTACGCTACTATCTGGCTGAGGGAACACAACCGCGTCTGTGATGTCCTGAAGGAGGTCCACCCGGACTGGGATGATGATAGGCTCTTCCAGACATCACGCCTCATTCTCATTGGTGAGTAGTCTCAGCAAACAGCATGTGGAAAAAAGAGGTGTAGGACTTGCTGCTCATTATTATATGATGTGGTTATACTCATGTGGTCAGATCTTACATAGTATCTGGATTAACATTGTGTATTGTAACTTGTGCCCATCAAATACTGTAGGTTAGCTGAATTTGCAAACAGCTGTTCTTTGTTTCTAAAATAGAGACATCTAGATCCAATATTTGATTGTATTGCGAGCTAATGAACCAAAGTATAACCCACTTCCTCTGGATGGGTCTGACCACAGGGAGTGGTATTCTCCTTCACGTGAACTTCTCTATAGTTAAGTGTTAATGGCTGCTACCTCGGTCGGTCACTTGAGTCGGCAGTTCAGTGGTACCATACAAATAGGGGTAGGTGAGAATTGATAACACTGAGACATTATTTTAAAATTGACTTTATGGAGGTTTTTAATAACTTCTAACTGCTCTATCTTGTAAAAGGGTAGGTGAAGAAATAAATAATATAACGAAACAAAAGACTCTAACTAATTGTCCCTCCCCTTGCTCCTTCTTATAGGTGAGACCATCAAGATTGTGATCGAGGACTATGTGCAGCACCTGAGCGGCTACCACTTCAAGCTGAAGTTCGACCCGGAGCTTCTCTTCAAAGAGCGTTTCCAGTATCAGAACCGCATCGCATCAGAGTTCAACACCCTGTACCACTGGCACCCACTGATGCCTGATGCCTTCCACATCCAGGAGCAGGTTTACTCCTACCCCCAGTTTGTCTTCAACACCTCCGTGGTCACCACACACGGCATCTCCAACCTGGTGGAATCCTTCACCAAGCAGATCGCTGGACGGGTAAGAGACTCTCTGTGTGGGATTTAAGTTGTGGGCTCTGAGTGTTGTGGCCCCTTGAGGTGGCTGAAGTATGGGTGGATGATGTTGCATGTTATTGTGTTTTAAGCAAACTTAATCCAACTATTTTACCTCAGTGTTTACCCTGAGGAAATGTCAGTAATTCAAAATAAAGAGAAACTCGTTGTTGTTTGAGGCTGGTCGACTTACTTCCTCCCCCTCGT is from Salvelinus alpinus chromosome 16, SLU_Salpinus.1, whole genome shotgun sequence and encodes:
- the ptgs2b gene encoding prostaglandin G/H synthase 2 yields the protein MNRIISALLFLPLGIIFVCEGGNPCCSQPCLNRGVCTAMGSEDYECDCTRTGFYGHNCTQPEFLTWIKVSLKPSPNTVHYLLTNYKGFWNIINSISFLRDAIMRYVLTSRSHLIDSPPTFNADYNYKSWEAYSNLSYYTRTLPPLPKDCPTPMGVVGKIELPDAKMLAEKLLIRRKFIPDPQGSSLMFAFFAQHFTHQFFKSDQKMGPAFTKAKGHGVDLGHIYGENLERQHKLRLFKDGKLKFQVLDGEVYPPTVKEVGADMHYPPHVPESHRFAVGHEAFGLVPGLMMYATIWLREHNRVCDVLKEVHPDWDDDRLFQTSRLILIGETIKIVIEDYVQHLSGYHFKLKFDPELLFKERFQYQNRIASEFNTLYHWHPLMPDAFHIQEQVYSYPQFVFNTSVVTTHGISNLVESFTKQIAGRVAGGRNVPPAVMMVALKSIENSRQMRYQSLNAYRKRFSMKPYTSFEDLTGEKEMAAELEEMYGHVDAVELYPGLLVEKPRTNAIFGETMVEMGAPYSLKGLMGNPICSPEYWKPSTFGGSVGFDIINTASLQRLVCSNVKGPCPVASFHVPDVEDNRSNTINSSTAQSGSNDVNPTVLLKERTTEL